The Chionomys nivalis chromosome 4, mChiNiv1.1, whole genome shotgun sequence genome contains the following window.
acattttctttaattttgtcaaataaaaataaactaaatattataactgtaattcttacttaataattgttttattgtattaactttactatgttaaagttaaaactttccttttgattagacagagagggggaaagctgtgaacatgttttattcctattggttaataaaatagCTGATTTCGCCCATGGCAAAGCAGGATAGAGccgaaatccaagcagagatgcAGGAGAAGGATGGAGTCTGGTCAGATGCTAGTAAGTTGGTGGAGCAACAAGATGTACTAGAGAATGACAATGCCACAAAGCAACATggaaaaatatagattaatagaaattagttaatttaagttgtaaaagccagttagtaataaacctgagctataggccaagcagttGTAATTCaaattaagcctctgagtgattatatTAAAAGCTGCTGTGGGAGCAGGCGGGACAAAAAAGCCTACGTTTACATTTggtgcatccacataaagcctgagaaatctTAAAAAGGGCTTCTAGATACAGGAAAACCGAGTCAAGAACAGCTTCATAATTCATGTCTCTCTTTGCAGGCTGAGGTACAGAACCATGTCTGCTGGCTACTGTGGGCTTGAACTGCAGCATGAGAGATTCCCATAGCATCTTACATGGGCCACGATGAAGAGGCTTATCCCAGGCACTCCCTATAGGGAtcaggcaggagagaaaagactctgtttacatatgtatgtttgtatatatattataataataaataatggaaaCAATAAATAGGCCGAAAGCCGTTATAAAATGAAACTCCACTGCAAATGTTGGAAGCAGCATACAGATATTTCTTGATACCCAATAATGTTTATAAATTGTTTGTTATCTAGGTCAGTTGGGGTCATTGGAGTCAGTGAATTTAACCATATAAAACTCTGTTGAAGATTCCCATAAAACATGCTTCATTCATTCACTATATGACGTTTTCTGTGTCATTCAGTAGAAGAAAGAGAGCAAACATCTTTATTTAATGGGGCACACAGTCGCACAGAGAGACATGGGTGGCAGTCTTTAAACAGCCATAAATTCACCAACAACAGAGAGAGATGACACAAGACACAAAGAGAGaagtagagaattcaaatctTGGCCACAATACATGATATAGAAAGGATGAAAACTCCAGGCATGGTCAGTAGAGAGTGTTTTCTGGTATGCACCATAGCCGTGACTCAATGaacaacactgaagaaaatagaaGCTACAATGGTCttaaatatttgtaatatataactttttatatttcaatatatacaaacatatatcaTGACCTATTCAAAATTCTAAAAACCTGTAGCCTGTGATGTCTGATCCTAGTCACTTGATGGTACCAAGGATGTCTAACAGATTTAATAAGCAGAAATCTGGATGTGCCTGTGAGATGATTGGGGAGGATGTCTATGACCTAACCATTGGTTTAAGCTactaatttatttgaaatttgaatGGCGTATCAAGAAACATATGCCCTGGTTAGAGGAAGTAGACCACTGTTGAGGTATCAACAGCTGATGCTAAGTACAGGCTGTTGAGCAGGGAGGCTACAGGGAAGGAGCGAGGGCTCACCCAGAGTAGAGCCATGCAAAGTGTCAGGCTCTTAGCCAATTGCAGTAAGACTTGTAACTgcaacatttcatttgtatttttctatttctattcacAACATCCTCATTGAAGCACAGGTCAGCACATCTCTGGACTCCAAACTGGATTTTGTCAtctggagaggaagaaagacaagaagCAAACTATAAATATTAGTGAAAAGAGCGAAAGCCGCAGTAAATGAGAACCAGGCTTCTAGGTGAAAGGTACATCTGTTACAAAGGTATAACTGAGGGGGCCCTCTGCTGTCACCATCCCTCAACCCCTACTCTAACCCACAGGCAGAACTCCATTCCCAAAAGTGCGGAATGGAATTTTAGAATCTAATTCCTATCATACCAGAGTATATTCAACCCAAAAGTCACCAACAATCGCCCAGACAcctttcaaaagtatttttttaataatttgtttgttGGTCTGACCAACAGCCAGCAGACACCTCCTCCTTCAGTCTCTGAATTTACCATCAGCTTTCTGGAGATGTACTCATGAGTGTAGGGCAAGCAAGATGGCCCTCAGAGCTCCCAGACTTACATACCTCTGAACAATAGAAGCGAGGCGCATTTCTCACCAGGTTTAGCCGTACAGCaaccttctcctttctcacaaaTTCCACTAGAATTGAACCTAGCACACATGAAACATGTCAAAGctgaaaagacaaaagcaagTGTCTCACTTAAGGGGTTCACTTGAGGCCCAGCCTCAAGCATCCATGGTAGCTGAGCCTGTGGCTCCGGTTAATGGAAAATAAACAATAGCCATGAAAAGAGCTGGCTGTATGCTGAGCTAACCCTTTCAGGAAAGGTCATAACCATGGGAAAGTTGAAGGAGAGTTGGAAGATTCCCCAACTACATACCCTGAGAACATACCAAGTTATCAGGATGAAAAATCAAAGCTCTGATGTGGGGTGCCTAACCCACCACATGGTGTTCTATTTCTGAGATGGCATAAAGAGACAGAAGGTAGAAAGAGACCAGAGTTTGACATCACCAGACAGAGTTGTATTTATAATACACACAGCAAAGGGATGTCTCTCCTCTCTAGGAAATGGAGGGGTCTGCCAAGGGGAAAGCTGCCTGGAACCATTTACAGTGGCAGGGTGAGGGGATTTGGGGTGAAGAAATTGCTATGGTCTTGGGGGCTATGCTGGTTTGGAGTTTCTCCTTTCTAGAAGTGTTTGCCCAAGGTGAGGCAGACTATCTTGGGAAGCAGGTTGTCTCAGTAGCTATTCTGCTCTGTGCTGACTGATAAAGGTTGAGCAAGGTCAACTATAGTCTCGACCCTGACAAGCATAGAAAGAGTTAGGGAGCAGGGTCATtgaaagaagagagaatgggGGAATTGTCTCTTTCTTAACTGCTTCAAGCTAAGGAGAGCCATTATTGGGAGGGGGTAGTCCAGGGTCCATTGACTCAAGGATCTTCTGGTCACTTAGTAGGAGGAGTTTTAACTTGTTTAGCCACAATGAACCATGGAATTGCCATCATGTTTTCCTGAAGAAGTTTGAAAGGCTCAAAACAGATGTTCGATTACAGAGTAAAGCTGAGAGACTGCCCAAAAAGGTAAAAGGAGGTGCAAGAGTAGAGGTGGAAGAGACACGGTGAGCTGTGAGAGGATGGGCATGTCTATAAACAGGGCTTCCATATAGGGAGGGGGACTTTccctgtgtttatttgggaggggTGGGTCTGTGGGACTACATGATGCCAGTAGAAGTGACAAGCTGGAGGAGAGTGACAGATAGATTTTCCAGATTGTGGAAAGAGTAGAAGATGGTATGAGTGTGAAAtttttccttccaggtctagtgaTTCAAGGTGACAATGACTAGTGACACCATCAGGAGTGCTACATTAAAGTAAGCTACCAGAAGCAATAAGGAGCAACAGAGTGTTGAAAAAATGGAGCAGGAGAAAATGGTGGGCTAATTTAGAGAACTGTGTCTGACCTGTAGTGAAAGGGATGATAGTCCCTGGCATCCAGGGTTTCTCCAGAGCATCTAAAATGTCTTTTTGCAGCTGTATCTGGAACAAATGAAGCTCTTGTAGTGTGTGAAAGCTATGGGGAAAGCTAACATGCAGCATTTTATTCTTGGTTCAGGATAATAAGGAAGAACTATGTGATCTAAGAGAAGAGTCAGAGTGGGAGGGAATCAAAAGCTCATACACAGGTGGCTTGTGACTGAATTTTTCGTATGGTCCCGGTGTCTCTGGAACCAATTGAGTCAGTTAGGAGTTCTTAGTACTGAAGTGACATCATTGGTGCAGGATGATTCAAATCCCAGTCTCCACAGGAGTCAGATCCAGTGGTTTTTAGTATGGAAGAACTGCAGCAGCTAAAGAATGAGCTGGTCTTGAAGGAAATTAAGCTGATCAgaaatttctttaagattttctgAGAGTTTCAGAGACAGGGATGTTAGTTGATGGAAAGAAGTCTTCAGTCCAGCTGTTTTAGTTGAGTCCTTAACCACACCCAGAGTAGCAAGAAGAGGAGTGATTTGGATGACCCATGGCCCATCAGTTCCCACTTTAGAGCTCACTGATCTATCTTAAAGTGCTTTGAGCTGACAAAAGGGGCAATGCAGAAGGAACAGTAATAAGCATGCATCCAAAGGATCACAATAAACCATAACAAATGGCAAAGTTCCAAAACATGTCAAGAAGTAATGACTGTACAAACTTGTGAGATCATTTGAGAGACAAAATCAAAGAGGAAAATATTTTACATCAAGATTAACTTAagagcattggcacaggagaccaattcctaagtagaacatcagtagcacagacactgagaacaacaatcaataaatgggatctcctgaaactgagaagcttctgtagggTAAAGGACATggcaaacaagacaaaatgacagcctacagaatgggaaaagatcttcaaaaataaaaaataaaaaaaaaaggatcttcaccaaccctacatctgacagagggctgatctccaaaatatataaagaactcataaAACTAGACAACAGAATACcaaataatgcaattaaaaatgaggtagaGCACTAaatggagaattctcaacagaagaaactcaaatggctaaaaggaatttaaggaattgttcaacatccttagccagcagggaaatgcaaatcagaatgactctgagataccatcttacacctgtcagaatggctaagatcaaaaatactgaggacaacttatgctggagaggatgtggagtcaggaaaacattcctccactgctggtgggagtgcaattTAGTACaaccattctggaaatcagtagtggttcctcagaaaattgggaatcaatctatgtCAAGGCCCAGTGATAtcacttgggcatatacccaaaggatactcaatcataccacaagaacacttgccCAACAATATTAATAGCAGCATCAGTCTtaatagtcagaacctagaaacaatctcAATGCagctcaactgaagaatggataaagaaaatgtggtacatttacacaatggagtattactcagctgaaaAAACAATGACAGCATGAAATTTGAagtcaaatggatggaattacaaaaaaccatcctgagtgaggtaacccagactcagaaagacacgAATAGAATgtgcttactcataagtggataaaaGATATAAAGCAAGGAAAGGAGAACCAGACtgcaatccacagctccagagaactgTGGAGCATGGAGGGGGGCAAAGGGGGagggtggaagcagagaaaagaggaaggaaagggagtgggaaaatgtaaagctcaataaaaaaaaaaggttaaaaaagaaaaacctaaaaagaaaagattagtttattttgtttagtaGGGTTAAATGCAATTATAGAACTTGCTAGATCATGTACCAGAGTTCTGTAGAAGGGTAAGATAACTCCTTTAGCTGTTGGTTTCAACATGCTTCTGCATAAGGAATGAGTACCCGGAAGCTTTGTAAAGAAGTCAATTAAattcagtgtcttagttagggtttctgttgctgtgataaaacaccatgaccaaaagcaagttggagtaaaaggcttacacttccacatagTAGACGATCATTGAataaagtcagggcaggaactcaagtagaaCAGTTAGCTGTAGGTGGTAAAGCCTAGATCTCAATTGGCAGAGCATGAATCCCTTAATCCCAGGGTTGTGGGTTCAGGCCCAAGGTTGAGTGCCGAAcaaggcagagactgcttgtttgtttcctggctgcccagacccaaaataatcacataaaaactgtattaattacaatactgtttggtcaatagcttaagtgtatttctagctagctcttacatcttaaattaacccatttctattattttatattttaccatgaggctcatggtttactggtaaggctcccgggcatctgtctcctttggtggctacatggcatctcactgactccacctactctctctctacaactatctgcttggaattcctgccttgccttattctgccctgcaataatctcaaagcagcttctttattaatcaatagtattcacagtatacagaggggaatcccacatcaagcaggaacctggaggtaggaggtGATATAGAAGCCATGGTGAGATGCTacttacttactggcttgctccctatggcttgctcaacctgctttcttatagatagaacccaggaccagcagccaaGAAGGGGCACCACtcataatgggctgggccctcctgcatgaatcactaatcaagaaaatgtcccagagACTTTCCATTAGCTGAATCTTACATAGGAGGTTTCTcgattgaggctccctcctctgtaatgactctagcttgtgtcaagttcgtataaaactagccatcacagtCAGCATCTaattgataatttaaaataaaattgcaatcCTATTGAgtcatttttattggattgtcTAGTAAACTGCCAAAGACACTGCTTGGATATTCTGGATAACTTTCCAAAACTGTGAGTTTGGTGTCAGCTTCCTTTAATAAGGGAACATAAAAGTGGGAGTTAGGATATGCACCCTGGAATTAGCTTTTCTAAGAGAATTGAAAGTCAAGGTAAAGAGCAGAGCTAACTGATGAAGGCTCCTGGACTTGCTGGTTGGCAAGGCTGCTAGAATGCCTGGGTCTTTACATGGACTGACAAACGAGGAGGGCCGCCTCAGTTCCATACTCGTTGCTGTTCCTGCTCTGTTGTTCCCACAGCCAACATTCCTTCTGTGCAAGAGGCTACCTTGGCTGAGAACTTATCTTGACTTTACTCCTCACCTGCTGGAAAAGCTTTTTGGAAGAAGGGGATTGGGGCTCTAGGCGGGAGTGTAAGCAGGAACTGGGAGGCAGGGATGAGAAGGAAAAGGATGAGCTATGGTGGTGATATGGGTCCTCTGACCattctccattttgttttatgaagTTACCTAAATCAATTTAGATATTAAAATCTTAGGTTTAAAATTTGGGCCAGGAGTGAACACTGCCCAGTGTATATTGAGGCCAGATTTGAACTGAAAGCTAAACAAGTGTGACTGGTCCGAGGCCACCCAAATGGAGCTTTCTTAGGTTAGCCCACAGACAGGTTAAAGGTATGTAGTTTGAGATCCATAAGGGGTGCAGAACAAAGATAAGAACGGGGGTCAAATCCAGTCACCAGATGAGTCCCGTGGGTTTCAGGTTGACCAAATGTTCCTAGAAAGTAGGAGGGCATCCCAAGTCCTGGTACCTTCCCAGACGGAGTCAAGAGACCACAGAACATGTGGAAGGTTCCTGGAATTTTTGAACAACAATGCTTGTGGGTCCATGGAAAGCTCCCAGATCCTATTACTGAGTCTCAAGGTAAGAATTAACTGGGGTGCCTCCCGTTACACATCACGAGTTACCTGGTTCCAACATTTTGGCTGTGGTGAAAACATGGTCTAGTCAAAGGAACAACCATCCTCCCATCTGTAAGTCAGATTATGTCAGAATGAGACAGAAAAgccaaaggagagaagggggcatTCGGgaggaagagcagtcaatggctGCCCGAAAGACAGATGGCTCTGCCAGGCTACTCGGGAGCCTGGGCATTGGAGCAGATGAGAACAAGGGAGGTGCATGAAGGAGGGCTCAGGCCACCAATGGACTCTGatgccttttctgttttttttcctcatgGCATCAAATGTTAGATTTCTAAgaacataaaaagacagaaagcagaaagagatcaGAATCTGACCTCACCAGAGAGAATTATATTTGTTAGTTCACACAGCAAGGGGCAGCCTCTCTCCCACAGGAAACTAAAGGGTCTGCTACAGGAAAAGGATGCCTTTGACCCTTTATAAAATGGACCTCAGGAACTTGGGAATGAGGAAGATAGTTGCACCTATAGGGGTCTATGAGGTTCTgcagtccctccctccttcctgaaagttttttcccaagacagacagacagacaatctTAGCAAGCAGACTGTCCAAACAGCCCTTCTTTCTATGCTAACTGTTAAGGGCTGAGCAGGATCAACTGGAATCTCACAGGAATCCTGTCTTTAAGACTGAGGCATTCTATCACACAGGACTGGACGAGTGCGTTCTTTCAGGTTTCACCCTGCCAAAGACCTTCCTTTCCCACTTAGGCCCATTTACATTTAAGTTTGTGGAATTGAGGATGCTAGAATATGCCAGAGAACAGAGgtgaaggaaggtggagagagggaggagagcagggtggTAAGGAGCAGGAGTCAGAGCACCAGCACCAGGATAGAGGAGGGGAAGCATCCTTGATTATGCGcagcagagggaaagggagaaaggagatgtGGACATGGGAATGAAGCAGGAATCAGTTCTGATGTTATCCAGCTTCTAGTCCTTGTTCCTCACACCTCCTATTGGCCCCAATATGTGGCATCAGTATGTCTACCTGCCAGCAGCAAACCCTACCATCTGCCGGGGTCTCACCTTGCAGGGAGCTCACCAGCAAGGTGAGGCCCATCAGGAGCACCAAGATGTGTTTTCCCATTGCAGTGAGATCTGCAGACCAGAGGGCATCAGAAAGCAGGACAGCACTCAGGACCCATCTCACAAGACAGGCTTATATCATAAGCCTAGGTTGGGAGGGGCAGCCAGGAGGATCCCAGGAAATGGCCTGAGCATATAGCCGGAGGGAAGCCCAAATACCAGAAATTTTTCCTAGCTTTCTGCTGCATAACAGATGGCCTGTAAAGCTCTCATCAAGGGAAAACTTGAACTCGAGGTAAACCTCGGTTCATCCTCCCCTCGGTGGTAGCATGCCTTTTCAGGAAACCTCAGTGCAATCTCCTGGCCAGAAGGAAAATGTCTTCAGGTGCTGCTTTGCGGGGAAGTACGTTCAGGAGGGAGCTCTGAGCTGTGGTAACCCCTAAAACTCTAGATAAGACCTGTCACTCTCAGTAATCAAGCAAACCTGCTCTCTCCTTTAATAtaaaggtttttattattattattatttattaaagatttctgtctcctcctcgccaccgcctcccatttccctccccctcccccaatcaactcccctctctcatcagcccgaagagcagtcagagttccctgccctgtgaggagtccaaggacctcccacctccttccaggtctagtagggTGAACaaccaaacagcctaggctcccacaaagccactacgtgcagtaggatcaaaacccagtgccattgttcttgacttctcagcagtcctcattgtccactatgttcagtgagtccggttttatcccatgcttttccagacccagtccagctggccttggtgagttcctgatagaacatccccattgactcagtgtgtgggtgcacccctcacggtcctgagttccttgctcgtgctctctctccttctgctcctgattcggaccttggggtttcagtccggtgctccaatgtgggtctctgtctctgtctcctttcattgcctgatgaaggttaatatccaggaggatgactgtatgtttttctttgggttcaccttcttatttagcttctctaggatcacgaattatagactcaatgtcctttatttatggctataaaccaattatgagtgagtacatcccatgttcctctttttgagtctggcttacctcactcaggataaagTTTTTAAAGTTGTTCTCTTTTGTCCCTCAAGGGAAGCCAGAGaatctgtgtatctctctgtgctTGGTCGTTGTTCTTCTCTCCCAGGACTCCATTTATTAGCATTTGCTGCAATGGCCACGGCAACTCTGAAATGGGGATTCATGATTGTGAGACTCAATTCTAGTAGCTGGTGGCTGTGAGTCTGGAGGGTGCAACTGCACACTGTGCACTGACTTTCTGTGCAGAAGGAAACGACTTCTCTCAACCTGATACATCCAAATGTTAAAACTGTGTTCAAGGAAATGGTGTATGTACCTAGATATTTCTTAGTTGTTCAATAAAACAGGAAGGACAAAGAACAGATTCAGGCTGTCTTCCATGTAGGCCACAGTCATCCTTCTTACATAGGATACACAGAGAGGAAAAGTTAGAGgactttgaggacagcctggcaaGGAAAACCAGACCTTCGTTGTGGGTCTGGATTTCGTGTCCTGCTGATGATGAGTCAGGAAGCTTCAGGCACCATGGATAAAGCCTTAGAGATATTGGATATTCCTTAACACACATCAAGCAGATGTCCCTGTCAgatgttgtcaacttgacatgccTTGGAAAAGGGAACATCAGCTGGAAAACTGCCTGAATCACTCTGGCTTGTGAGCATGACTGTGAGTCACTGCTCTTGTTCTTGTTGGGAAATTTGTGTCAGAAGGCACAGTACAGTATGAACGGTGTCAACCCTAGGCAGAGGAAATCTAGCTAAACAGAAATGAGTGAATAGCCAGGGTGCATTGTTCCTCCATGATTTCTGATCAGTTCTTGAGTCCCTGCTCTTaattccttcaatgatggaccaTGGCCTAAATGTACAAGCTGAAATAAGCCTTTACCTCACTCAGATTTCATTTGGTCATTgggtttgtcacagcaacagagaggaaACTGGATAAGGTATGAAAGATGATAAATGAACCAAAATGATGTATAACCTTGAGGTTCTCACATTTTCCTCTCATGACTACCCTGATAAATCCCCTTtacacttttgttttatatgaaaAGTCTCTAAACATTAAACATTATAGTAAATTACACTCTGGGAAATGTTTAAAGAAGGGTGGTGCTTAACCAAATTTAGAAATTAGCTGGAGAGTCACCAAAATATAATATACACTCATTGTAAGAACAACTTGTCCAGACACTCCCTAAAGCATCCCAATCACACATTTGTTCATGGTTATAACATGGGCCTGGTATTTTAAGAACCGAAACAAAGAAAAGTCAGGTCATGCCACCCACATCATGCTGGTATAGCCCTGTCACCTATGGATGTAACAGGAATGTCAAACAAATGTAATTGCTTAATTCTGTtccacaaagaaaacaattctgaTGCCTATACAGAAATTAGATTATAGTAGTGGCCAGGTTTCTTGTCCTCTGGAAAACAGtataaaagcaattttttaaatttttagtgtaTATCTCtgaatcacatacacacacacaggtatacacacacacacacacacacaccaatcaggTTCACCTCCCCGTGCTCTCTATGTGTGGCTATCTCCATTCTTTTACATTAAGCTACCTCTTATGTTTCCACGGAGTCTATGCTGCTACCCTACCTCATGACCCTGTCACAATATCTCTGGTGTGTTGTACTGTCACTCACGATGCTTTCTCACATCAAGGAACAGTCATGCCTCCTTCCCTGTGTTCAGCAGGCCCTAGTTTTCTTATTAAATCTCTGAATGGCACTTTCATGCCAGCTCCTTTTTCAAGCCTCTGCTCTCTTCTCCACAAAACCTATGTCTTATTCTTTACTgagtgaaggcgaaggcgtaagtcacaaataccagtttggaattatgattaataaaatggttatttatttaaaagggaaaaaatttacagatcaccgtcgcagacaacagccctctgtgcaatcaggaaaggagtctagtcgcctcgccggaagcggagcaggaagtaagaggagggaagtggccgcttttttaaagggagagagaccacgccccaatgggctggtatctcagcggctattggctggaggagcggaagtaCCTCCCGCAACAACTGAGTATCTCTctatttttccagcttctttatgtaggaatttagtgctatgaactttccttttaacactgctttcattgtgccccataaatttgggtgtaacatgaagggcctgcttgttggggtttcatTCCTGCCAAGTTCCCACAgccattaggtcccaaagaatcacacagaggtctgcataagttataaaactgattgggccattagctcaggctttgtattagctcttataacttatattagcccattattctagtatatgttagccacatgtctcAGTAcatttttcagcagggtaggtcacatcctgcttcttggtatctggacaggactggggaaagagcttcctccttcccagaatactcctgttctccttgtcctgcctttattttctgtatggttgtcccacctatacatcctgcctggctactgaccaatcagtgtttatttaaaacataattgacagaatacagaattgtgcCACAccatttgggtatgttgtgtagtcattttcattaaattttggaagtctttaatttctccctttatttcttccttgatccattgatgattcagatgggtgctgtttaatttccatgtgtttgtgggttttctggaattagtattgctgttgacttctcattttaaaccatggtgatctgataagatacatggggttattccatttttttttatttgttgagatttattttgttacgcagtatgtggtcaatttttgagaaggttccttGAGGTGTTGAGAAtgagggatggttcaacatatgtaaattgATAAATGTGATAactataaaaacagaaggaaagacaaaa
Protein-coding sequences here:
- the LOC130872718 gene encoding prostate and testis expressed protein 14-like is translated as MGKHILVLLMGLTLLVSSLQALTCFMCARFNSSGICEKGEGCCTAKPGEKCASLLLFRDDKIQFGVQRCADLCFNEDVVNRNRKIQMKCCSYKSYCNWLRA